The genomic interval AAAAAATGAAAAATTAATAGGAGTTTTTAGATGAAATAAATGTCCCATATTTATAATTCTAGTTTTTTCTACAAAAATATTTCCTGAGTATGTATTTAATAAATTGATAATATATTCAGTTACTATTTTATGTTCTTCTAATTCCTTTTTTGTCCAAAAGTTTTTTTTCTCAAAAACTGTACCAGCTAAAGAAATAGTTTTTAATTCTTTATTATAAGACTTTATTAATAACTCTGGAGAAGCCCCTATCCAAATTCCATGATACAAGTCATACCAAAGTGTAATAAAAGCATTAGGATAAGAAAAAATCAATTTCTGAAAAGTTCTTTTTAAAGAAAAATTCCGGAATGAAATTTTAAGAATTCTAGATACAACAACTTTTTTAAAAAATCCATTTTTGATATATCTAATAGCTTTCTTGATTAGATTTTTATATTTTATAGAATAAAAGTTATTTTTTATAGAAGAAAAAAAAACAGGATCATTGTTTTTAACAAAAGTACTCTTGTAAAAATCCTCTTCTATATTGACAGAATAAATTTGATCTGGATGTATTTTTATAACTTTTTTTTTATTAAAACTTACAATCAAAAAAAAATTCTCTCTTTTTTTATTCTCATTCTGATTCTGAGAATAAAAAAAAATTCTATTTTCATATGGTTTTTTAAAAATAACAAAACTTTTTTTATTCAAAATATTTTTTATAATTTTTTTATATAAACTAAAAATTGTTATTTTTTGTATTTTCCCTATTTCCTCGGAATTATGATATTTGTCATTTTGCATAAACTAATAATATCCTTATTTTTGTTCGAAATTTTAATTTGAATCAAATGAAGTGTTTTTCCTTTATGAACAATTTTTGCATTTGCAAAAAGAATCCCTTTTTTAATAGATCTTATATGATTGGCAGAAATTTCAATATTAAAAATATTAAAATCCTCTTTGTTTGTATTCAAAGTAGATAGCAAACATCCAACACTCTCAGCTAAAGAAATTGTAGCACCTCCATGAAGAAATCCTGAAGGTTGCAATACTTTTTTATTAATAGGCATTTTTGCCACTAAAAAATTTTTTCCAACGAATATATATTTTATGCCAAGAGTATTCATTAGTGTATTTTTTCTAAGTTTATTTAATTCAAACAATAACTTTTGAATCTTTTTTTGCATATGTAAAATAAAAACCAATCTAAACATAAAATTTTTATTCCAAATTCAAAACTGAAAGATAAAAATAAGAAGCATCAATAAAAATGAAGAAAAAAAAAATTACATTCCTTTAATAGGAGAACAGAATCAAATTATTGGATTTGAAAATAAAGAAAAAATTCATATAGAAGGATTATTTCACAGCGCAGTTTCTGTTTTTGTATTTGATAATTCGAAAAATAACAATCTGTTAATGTTACAAAGAAGATCATCAAAAAAGTATCATTCTTCTCTACTTTGGACTAATACATCTTGTAGTCATCCCAAAAAAAATGAATCTGTTTTGAAAGCAGCGCATCGTTGTTTAATAGAAGAAATGGGGTTTGATTGCTTTTTAGAGAAAAAATTTTGTTTTAGCTATCATGAATCATTCAGTAATGGATTAATAGAAAATGAATTAGATCATGTTTTTGTAGGAAATTATTCTTATCCTCCTGTAATAAATACTAAAGAAGTAGATAATTGGAAATGGATGTCTTTGAAAAAATTAATCGAAGATGTTAATATTTCTCCAAATTCTTATACTATTTGGTTAAAAATAATTATAAAAAACTATCTAACAAAATTGAAT from Blattabacterium cuenoti carries:
- a CDS encoding PaaI family thioesterase, translated to MQKKIQKLLFELNKLRKNTLMNTLGIKYIFVGKNFLVAKMPINKKVLQPSGFLHGGATISLAESVGCLLSTLNTNKEDFNIFNIEISANHIRSIKKGILFANAKIVHKGKTLHLIQIKISNKNKDIISLCKMTNIIIPRK
- a CDS encoding chorismate-binding protein — its product is MNKKSFVIFKKPYENRIFFYSQNQNENKKRENFFLIVSFNKKKVIKIHPDQIYSVNIEEDFYKSTFVKNNDPVFFSSIKNNFYSIKYKNLIKKAIRYIKNGFFKKVVVSRILKISFRNFSLKRTFQKLIFSYPNAFITLWYDLYHGIWIGASPELLIKSYNKELKTISLAGTVFEKKNFWTKKELEEHKIVTEYIINLLNTYSGNIFVEKTRIINMGHLFHLKTPINFSFFNQPDYYEFLKKMHPTPSICGYPKKKSLDFIKKNEEYKRNFYTGYMGTVDNKMNMELYLNLRCAKINMSKKEISLYAGSGITKQSNADSEYIETENKIKNILYKLIFY
- a CDS encoding isopentenyl-diphosphate Delta-isomerase, producing the protein MEGLFHSAVSVFVFDNSKNNNLLMLQRRSSKKYHSSLLWTNTSCSHPKKNESVLKAAHRCLIEEMGFDCFLEKKFCFSYHESFSNGLIENELDHVFVGNYSYPPVINTKEVDNWKWMSLKKLIEDVNISPNSYTIWLKIIIKNYLTKLNIK